A window of the Pelagicoccus enzymogenes genome harbors these coding sequences:
- a CDS encoding sulfatase family protein: MTRTRPHRFEPIVSGNSLLRKCGPNLLLLVLLFAQALAYASSGSSGGDALRPNILFAISDDQSYAHTSFAGSRFVNTPAFDRIAEEGVYFSHCIAGSPGCAPSRSALVTGRHHWQNEQSGQHASAWLKQYVPFVDEIRRNGYFVGRTGKGVGPFQYARGASDDLWREEDAAGPELSEIRFDDEGREDTRRTTRLSPTDYFANFESFMSKRPSGVPFFFWYGGSEPHRRYEEGAWRRLGKKLADVDVPDFLPDNEVIRGDLLDYAIEIEWFDQHLMRMLRYLEEAGELDRTIVIVTSDNGMPFPRAKANGFDYGIRVPLAIRYPKAFPGGRIIDDPASFVDFAPTILELTGTQPLEMLPMTGHSFAEALRSNKSGSGVLENEYAFSGRERHSSSRYKNWGYPQRAIRSEKHLLIWNAKPERWPAGAPQRIDPEQANSLLPLYGLDAAGKHVSEWAFTDIDASPSKSYLVENYDDEEDGAYFWHAVGKRPEFELYDVSADPYCLSNLAGTSDYAGLEAKLKKALFAELRETNDPRVVGADKEVFDSYLRYSPMREFPAPEELQR, encoded by the coding sequence ATGACCCGAACCAGACCCCATCGCTTTGAACCTATCGTTTCCGGCAACTCTCTGCTGAGGAAATGCGGACCGAATCTGCTGCTCCTCGTTCTATTGTTTGCTCAAGCGCTCGCATACGCGAGCAGCGGCTCCTCCGGCGGTGATGCGTTGAGACCCAATATTCTCTTCGCGATCAGCGACGACCAGTCGTACGCCCACACCAGTTTTGCTGGTAGCCGATTTGTGAATACGCCTGCTTTTGACCGAATCGCAGAAGAGGGAGTCTACTTTTCGCATTGCATCGCTGGATCGCCAGGCTGCGCTCCGTCCCGAAGCGCCCTCGTGACAGGTCGCCACCACTGGCAGAACGAGCAGTCTGGCCAGCACGCGTCAGCGTGGTTGAAGCAGTACGTTCCCTTCGTAGATGAGATTCGCCGCAATGGCTATTTCGTGGGCCGGACCGGAAAGGGGGTGGGGCCCTTCCAGTACGCTCGCGGTGCAAGCGACGACCTTTGGCGCGAAGAGGATGCCGCTGGACCGGAGTTGAGCGAAATCCGCTTTGACGATGAGGGGAGGGAGGACACGCGCCGGACGACACGGCTCAGCCCAACCGACTATTTTGCCAACTTCGAATCGTTCATGAGCAAGCGGCCCTCTGGAGTTCCCTTCTTCTTTTGGTACGGGGGCAGCGAACCGCACCGCCGCTACGAGGAGGGCGCTTGGCGCCGCTTGGGAAAGAAGTTGGCCGACGTGGACGTACCGGACTTCTTGCCTGACAACGAGGTCATCCGGGGCGACCTGCTCGACTACGCGATAGAGATCGAGTGGTTTGACCAACACCTCATGCGAATGCTGCGTTACTTGGAGGAAGCGGGGGAGTTGGATCGCACCATCGTCATCGTAACCTCCGACAACGGCATGCCTTTTCCCAGAGCCAAGGCGAACGGCTTCGACTACGGTATTAGGGTGCCGCTGGCGATCCGCTATCCGAAAGCGTTTCCCGGCGGGCGGATCATCGACGATCCGGCGAGCTTTGTCGATTTTGCTCCGACGATTCTGGAACTGACCGGAACGCAACCTTTAGAGATGCTCCCGATGACGGGGCATAGTTTTGCCGAGGCATTGAGATCGAACAAGAGCGGAAGCGGTGTATTGGAAAACGAATACGCCTTCTCTGGGCGTGAGCGGCACTCGTCGTCGCGCTACAAGAATTGGGGCTATCCTCAGCGGGCGATTCGCAGCGAGAAACACTTGCTGATCTGGAATGCCAAGCCGGAGCGTTGGCCAGCGGGCGCTCCGCAGCGTATCGATCCGGAACAAGCGAATTCGCTATTGCCGCTTTATGGACTGGACGCTGCTGGCAAGCATGTCAGCGAGTGGGCATTCACCGATATCGATGCAAGCCCGAGCAAGTCGTATTTGGTCGAAAACTACGATGACGAGGAGGACGGAGCTTACTTTTGGCATGCAGTAGGAAAGCGACCTGAATTCGAGCTCTACGACGTGAGCGCGGATCCCTATTGCCTCTCTAATTTGGCTGGGACCAGCGATTATGCCGGATTGGAGGCGAAACTGAAGAAGGCCTTGTTCGCAGAGCTGCGAGAAACGAATGACCCGCGTGTCGTCGGAGCGGACAAGGAGGTTTTCGATTCCTATTTGCGGTACAGCCCGATGCGCGAATTCCCGGCGCCCGAGGAGTTGCAGCGATGA
- a CDS encoding LacI family DNA-binding transcriptional regulator has translation MKDIAERAGVTPMAVSYALRGAPNVSEEKRRRILAIAEEMGYVPDPAVSRMMSYLAGRKGTRVFQNTLALINTSEDREFVEREAPLAAFLRSAAARAEELGYKVELFWYHQPRTSPTRLAGILKSRGIEGIILSSSGKADTCLDFDCSAFSLVALGDTIVVPRLNRVMEYHYNNALTLLQELKDLGYRKIGFVFNEEVQKMHARRHKAAALCHLSETLPECQVPIFEYKRWEDDTFASWYQAHRPEVVVSNRPAALEALGRMGVEIPREAGFAQLELLDEKAAVAGMRTHFDLLGSAAVELLVGQLHSRMLGLPSAPQTVKIEGSWRAGPTVRSLR, from the coding sequence TTGAAGGACATAGCTGAACGAGCGGGCGTTACCCCGATGGCGGTTTCCTACGCCTTGCGCGGCGCTCCGAACGTTTCGGAGGAGAAGCGTCGGCGGATTCTCGCGATCGCGGAGGAGATGGGCTACGTTCCCGATCCGGCGGTGTCTCGCATGATGTCCTACCTTGCCGGGCGCAAGGGCACGCGTGTGTTTCAGAATACCCTAGCCTTGATCAACACCAGCGAAGATCGCGAATTCGTGGAACGGGAAGCTCCGCTGGCCGCCTTCCTCAGGTCGGCTGCAGCGCGAGCGGAGGAGCTCGGCTACAAGGTGGAGCTCTTTTGGTATCACCAGCCGCGCACCAGTCCCACGCGACTCGCGGGCATCCTCAAGTCGCGTGGAATCGAGGGGATCATCTTATCCTCTTCGGGCAAGGCCGACACCTGCCTCGACTTCGACTGTTCCGCGTTTTCCCTTGTGGCCCTGGGGGATACCATCGTTGTGCCGAGGCTCAATCGAGTGATGGAATATCATTACAACAATGCCCTCACCCTCTTGCAGGAGTTGAAGGACCTAGGCTACCGGAAAATCGGTTTCGTATTCAACGAGGAAGTACAGAAGATGCACGCCCGGCGACACAAGGCAGCTGCGCTTTGCCATTTGTCGGAAACCCTGCCGGAATGTCAGGTGCCGATATTTGAATACAAGCGTTGGGAGGACGACACCTTCGCTTCCTGGTATCAGGCCCACCGGCCGGAGGTGGTGGTCTCGAATCGTCCCGCGGCTCTGGAGGCCTTGGGACGAATGGGGGTGGAGATACCGCGAGAAGCGGGATTTGCCCAGCTTGAACTGCTTGACGAAAAGGCCGCGGTTGCCGGGATGAGGACTCACTTCGATCTTCTCGGCAGCGCCGCCGTCGAACTACTCGTCGGTCAGCTGCACAGTCGCATGCTCGGACTGCCCTCCGCTCCCCAAACGGTTAAGATAGAGGGAAGCTGGCGGGCCGGACCGACGGTGCGTAGTCTCCGCTAG
- a CDS encoding sodium:solute symporter family transporter yields MDSSPFTAIDWTLLIAFLLGTTWFGHALRGKGQDVESFFAGGRDLPWWAVSGSLIATSTSALTFVAVPSVVFKPGGDLTFFQISIGFILGNILLAHTLLKAIYNAKYYSPYDFVEDRLGRKVANYTRLLFTIGAVLSQSVRLLSTALILSVVTGLSLQQSILVIGLFAVIWTWMGGITTVIWTDFLQLMIFVCGSLFILANLLFALPGGLTQILEIADDKGKLVILNLTANPTVTYTLWVGIFGTTIFEFAQKSVDQVVTQRLYCCRNLRDAQKALYGACFANVTVWIMLAVGIGLVAFFEVNPLPTDAAAQIASEPDRIVPYYIINHLPVGVSGLLVASLFAAGISTLDSALSALSQTTTTNLLRTYIFRDRPDRFYLKLSKGCVLFWGIALSAIALLFNSTKELGLLDMGLSVPGYVYGSILGIALLAWMRVGDLRAILVGSIAATVSILLLQEYGVSFFWWYPVGAAVLIAFALATLRLIPSKSVPKA; encoded by the coding sequence ATGGATAGCTCCCCCTTCACCGCAATTGACTGGACCCTGCTGATCGCATTCCTGCTCGGAACCACCTGGTTCGGCCATGCCCTGCGCGGCAAGGGGCAGGACGTGGAGTCCTTCTTCGCCGGCGGACGCGATTTGCCTTGGTGGGCCGTCTCCGGATCTCTCATCGCGACCAGCACCAGCGCCCTGACCTTCGTAGCAGTCCCCTCCGTGGTCTTCAAGCCGGGCGGCGACCTGACATTTTTCCAGATCTCGATCGGTTTCATCCTGGGCAACATCCTACTCGCCCACACCCTCCTCAAAGCGATCTACAACGCCAAGTACTACAGCCCCTACGACTTCGTGGAGGATCGGCTCGGCCGCAAGGTCGCCAACTACACCCGACTGCTTTTCACTATAGGTGCAGTTCTCTCCCAAAGCGTCCGCCTCCTCTCGACCGCTCTAATCCTAAGTGTCGTAACTGGACTTTCACTACAGCAATCCATCCTCGTCATCGGCCTATTCGCCGTGATCTGGACCTGGATGGGCGGCATCACCACCGTCATCTGGACCGACTTTCTGCAGCTGATGATCTTCGTCTGCGGCAGCCTCTTCATCCTCGCCAACCTGCTGTTCGCGCTGCCGGGAGGACTGACCCAGATCCTCGAAATCGCCGACGACAAGGGAAAACTCGTCATCCTCAACCTGACCGCCAACCCGACCGTAACCTACACGCTTTGGGTCGGCATCTTCGGTACCACCATCTTCGAGTTCGCCCAAAAGAGCGTCGACCAAGTCGTCACCCAGCGCCTCTACTGCTGCCGCAACCTGCGCGACGCCCAGAAAGCGCTCTACGGTGCCTGCTTCGCGAATGTCACCGTCTGGATCATGCTGGCCGTCGGAATCGGCCTAGTCGCCTTCTTCGAAGTCAATCCACTGCCCACCGACGCAGCCGCCCAGATCGCCTCCGAACCGGATCGCATCGTCCCTTACTACATCATCAACCACCTGCCGGTCGGCGTTTCAGGCCTGCTGGTAGCGTCCCTCTTCGCAGCCGGCATCTCCACGCTCGACTCCGCCCTCTCCGCCCTTTCCCAAACGACCACAACCAATCTGCTACGCACCTACATCTTTCGCGACCGCCCAGATCGCTTCTACCTGAAACTCTCCAAAGGCTGCGTCCTTTTCTGGGGCATCGCCCTCAGCGCCATCGCCTTGCTTTTCAACTCGACCAAGGAACTCGGCCTGCTCGATATGGGCCTCTCAGTGCCGGGCTACGTCTACGGCTCCATCCTAGGCATCGCCCTGCTCGCATGGATGCGGGTAGGCGACCTGCGGGCAATCCTTGTCGGCAGCATCGCGGCGACCGTATCGATTCTTCTATTACAGGAATATGGGGTCAGCTTCTTCTGGTGGTATCCGGTCGGCGCGGCGGTACTGATCGCTTTCGCCTTGGCCACCCTGCGACTAATTCCGAGTAAGAGCGTTCCGAAGGCATAA
- a CDS encoding FAD-dependent oxidoreductase: MTSTKNLPESYDVIVAGGGPSGSMAALAAAREGCRVLLVEQFGFLGGSLTAMGVGPMMTFHNNSGEQVIQGYPQELIDRLMAKGGSPGHVEDIITYVSTVTPFDSEMLKIELEEMLTEAGVDILYHTMLLDAEVDSGKLKAITIANKAGVSRIEGKVFIDSTGDADLASRAGVPFEFGRDADSLTQPMTMNLKLGNVDRDKLIDYVKNNVDDCEFDYGAELGLKRLETAPRLSLKTFIKALEQARKSGEITFNREFILLFETSEKGTFIINVSRIQGLNATNPLDLSKAEMIGRKQCLEIFNFLKKHGAGFENAIRLDSSSKVGVRESKRVVGRYTLTAEDLLSAREFEDTIALGGYPIDIHSPDENGTNTQFFKPGTTYCIPLRSLQTNEVSNLLVNGRCLSASHEAFAAIRTTPTMMAIGQGAGTAAALMKDSSGQALDLGQLRNALEKNGALLVPPPAPAEA, from the coding sequence ATGACATCTACAAAAAACCTTCCTGAATCCTACGATGTAATCGTCGCCGGTGGCGGACCCTCCGGTTCGATGGCCGCCCTCGCCGCAGCACGCGAAGGCTGCCGCGTCCTGCTTGTCGAACAATTCGGCTTCCTGGGCGGCAGCCTCACTGCCATGGGAGTGGGTCCCATGATGACCTTCCACAACAATTCCGGGGAACAGGTCATTCAGGGCTACCCTCAAGAATTGATCGACCGTCTCATGGCTAAAGGCGGCAGCCCTGGACATGTCGAAGACATCATCACCTACGTCTCTACCGTCACTCCCTTCGACAGCGAAATGCTCAAGATCGAGCTGGAAGAAATGCTGACCGAAGCCGGAGTCGATATCCTTTACCACACCATGCTGCTCGATGCCGAAGTCGATTCGGGCAAGCTGAAAGCGATCACCATCGCTAACAAGGCGGGTGTTTCTCGCATCGAAGGAAAAGTCTTCATCGACTCCACGGGCGACGCGGACCTGGCTTCGCGAGCGGGCGTGCCCTTCGAGTTCGGTCGCGATGCCGACAGCCTGACCCAGCCCATGACCATGAATCTCAAGCTGGGCAACGTGGATCGCGACAAGCTGATCGACTACGTGAAGAACAACGTGGACGATTGCGAATTCGACTACGGGGCGGAGCTCGGCCTCAAGAGACTGGAAACCGCCCCTCGCCTCTCACTCAAGACTTTCATCAAAGCCCTCGAGCAGGCCCGCAAAAGCGGAGAGATCACCTTCAACCGCGAATTCATCCTCCTTTTCGAAACCAGCGAAAAAGGGACTTTCATCATCAACGTATCCAGAATTCAAGGACTGAATGCGACCAACCCGCTAGACCTCAGCAAAGCGGAAATGATCGGCCGCAAACAGTGCTTGGAGATCTTCAATTTCCTGAAAAAGCATGGGGCGGGCTTCGAGAACGCCATCCGCCTCGACTCTTCCAGCAAAGTGGGCGTGCGCGAGTCGAAGCGCGTCGTCGGCCGCTACACGCTAACCGCCGAAGACTTGCTGAGCGCCCGTGAATTCGAGGACACCATCGCCCTCGGCGGCTACCCAATCGACATTCACTCGCCCGACGAAAACGGCACCAATACTCAATTCTTCAAGCCCGGCACGACCTACTGCATCCCGCTGCGCTCGCTGCAGACCAATGAGGTTTCAAACCTGCTGGTCAATGGCCGTTGCCTCAGCGCCAGCCACGAAGCCTTCGCCGCCATCCGCACCACACCGACCATGATGGCGATCGGTCAGGGAGCCGGCACGGCCGCAGCTTTAATGAAAGACTCAAGCGGTCAGGCTCTTGATCTGGGGCAGTTGCGAAACGCCCTAGAGAAAAACGGAGCCTTGCTGGTTCCGCCCCCTGCTCCTGCCGAAGCGTAA
- a CDS encoding sialate O-acetylesterase → MRFSLLALALSLPCSDALAELRLPALVSDGMVLQQESDARIWGWANAGETVEVSASWGESAVPLSATANSDGRWSIELDTPTASGPHTVTISTTEESISVSNILIGEVWLCSGQSNMAMPVEGFKSQPVEGSQEAIINSRDDSLRLFPMKVQLAAEPAEDVTGTWQSATPESVSRFSAVGYFFGEKLRGTLDVPVGLILAARSSSAIESWLPSAAIKEFPPEDLIEQDPKIPHRAHSSLYNGMIAPISDYAIRGVLWYQGEGNRHHPLPYAKLLPSLIENWRQSFQSPELPFYFAQIAPNVERFNELTEQQDRAAFLRETQFQTAKNLPHTGMVVTLDIGSPHTIHPPKKREVADRFAYFALRELYGYTSIGASGPVFERVTFEDDTAILHFTGMAKGFLNYEVPLEQFTIAGSDRVFHPATAVCKRDGTVHVSSDQVQDPVAVRYAWKNWTEASLFDSAGLPASSFRTDQWSW, encoded by the coding sequence ATGCGATTCTCACTACTTGCCCTAGCCCTCAGCCTCCCTTGCTCGGACGCCCTCGCGGAGTTGCGTCTGCCTGCTCTGGTAAGCGACGGGATGGTGTTGCAACAGGAGTCCGACGCGCGGATTTGGGGCTGGGCAAACGCAGGCGAAACGGTGGAAGTCAGCGCCTCCTGGGGTGAGTCGGCCGTGCCACTTTCCGCAACCGCGAACAGCGACGGTCGCTGGAGCATCGAACTCGACACGCCTACCGCCAGCGGTCCTCACACCGTCACGATCTCGACTACCGAGGAATCAATCTCTGTATCCAATATCCTGATCGGCGAAGTCTGGCTCTGCTCCGGGCAGTCCAACATGGCGATGCCGGTGGAGGGATTTAAGAGCCAGCCAGTGGAAGGCAGCCAGGAAGCGATTATCAATAGCCGCGACGATTCGCTCCGCCTCTTCCCCATGAAAGTGCAACTCGCCGCAGAACCGGCCGAGGACGTGACGGGAACCTGGCAAAGCGCGACGCCTGAAAGCGTGAGCCGCTTCAGCGCTGTGGGCTACTTCTTCGGCGAGAAACTTCGCGGCACGCTCGATGTACCCGTCGGACTGATACTCGCTGCCCGTTCCAGTTCCGCAATAGAGTCCTGGCTGCCGAGCGCGGCCATCAAGGAGTTCCCCCCCGAAGACCTGATCGAACAGGACCCAAAAATTCCGCACCGGGCCCACTCCTCGCTCTACAACGGTATGATCGCGCCAATTAGCGACTACGCCATCCGCGGCGTGCTTTGGTACCAAGGCGAAGGCAATCGCCACCACCCGCTTCCCTACGCCAAACTGCTGCCCAGCTTGATTGAAAACTGGCGCCAGTCCTTCCAAAGCCCGGAGCTACCCTTCTACTTCGCCCAAATCGCTCCCAACGTGGAACGCTTCAACGAGCTCACCGAGCAACAGGACCGTGCCGCCTTCCTGCGCGAAACGCAGTTCCAAACCGCCAAGAACCTTCCCCACACCGGAATGGTCGTCACGCTCGACATCGGCTCGCCCCATACCATCCATCCTCCCAAGAAACGGGAAGTCGCAGACCGCTTCGCCTACTTCGCTTTGCGCGAACTTTATGGATACACGTCCATCGGAGCGAGTGGCCCTGTCTTTGAACGCGTCACTTTCGAGGATGACACCGCGATCCTCCATTTCACCGGAATGGCCAAAGGCTTCCTCAACTACGAGGTGCCTCTCGAGCAGTTCACGATCGCGGGCTCAGATCGCGTTTTTCATCCGGCCACTGCGGTATGCAAGCGCGATGGCACGGTTCACGTATCCAGCGATCAGGTACAAGATCC